Proteins found in one Cygnus atratus isolate AKBS03 ecotype Queensland, Australia unplaced genomic scaffold, CAtr_DNAZoo_HiC_assembly HiC_scaffold_150, whole genome shotgun sequence genomic segment:
- the CREB3L4 gene encoding cyclic AMP-responsive element-binding protein 3-like protein 4 — protein RERGWEREGEGTATGTGRRDSPTGTGTGTGTGTGQDGAHRSDWLPPTLLPPESCIIATLPTLPLPTPTLPVLLLSEEEKRLLAQEGVTLPGSLPLTKAEERVLKKVRRKIRNKQSAQDSRRRKKEYLDGLESRVASCSAQNQELHRKVRELEQRNGSLLSQLQALQALIKQTSNKAAQTSTCVLILLLSLVLILFPSYSPFCWGRGGRRDPQQPTGVISRHILTRAEPPAPPGGAPATWWQLEEPGAAAENGAKGGHEDRTGPPGREPGTNSSGRAPPGDPRAQPWLRDAAAAAKQAHGDEM, from the exons CGGGAACGGGGCTGGGAACGGGAAGGGGAAGGGACCGCGACCGGGACCGGGCGGAGGGACAGCCcgaccgggaccgggaccgggaccgggaccgggaccgggcaGGACGGAGCGCACCGGTCCG acTGGCTGCCCCCCACGCTGCTGCCCCCCGAGTCCTGCATCATCGCCACGCTGCccaccctgcccctgcccacccccacG CTCCcagtcctgctgctgtcagaggaGGAGAAGCGGCTGCTGGCGCAGGAGGGGGTGACGCTGCCCGGCTCCCTGCCCCTCACCAAG GCTGAGGAGCGCGTCCTGAAGAAGGTGCGGAGGAAGATCCGGAACAAGCAGTCGGCGCAGGACAGCCGCCGGAGGAAGAAGGAATACCTGGACGGGCTGGAGAgcag GGTGGCCTCGTGCTCGGCGCAGAACCAGGAGCTGCACAGGAAGGTTCGGGAGCTGGAGCAGCGCAACGG GTCCTTGCTGAGCCAGCTGCAGGCGCTCCAGGCTCTCATCAAGCAGACGTCCAACAAAGCCGCCCAGACCAGCACCTGCGTCCTG atcctgctcctctccctggtGCTCATCCTCTTCCCCAGCTACAGCCCCTTctgctggggccgggggggccgccgGGACCCCCAGCAGCCCACGGGAG TGATCTCCAGGCACATCCTGACCCGCGCGGAGCCGCCGGCACCGCCTGGAGGAGCCCCGGCGACGTGGTGGCAGCTGGAAgagccgggggctgcagcagagaaCGGTGCCAAGGGGGGGCACGAGGACAGGACGGGCCCCCCCGGCAGGGAGCCGGGCACAAACTCCTCAGGCCGGGCTCCCCCAGGGGATCCGAGGGCTCAGCCATGGCTGCGGGACGCAGCAGCGGCAGCAAAACAGGCACACGGGGATGAAATGTGA